The following proteins come from a genomic window of Streptomyces sp. GS7:
- a CDS encoding TetR/AcrR family transcriptional regulator: MRAEPAAAPADGGGSPRRREIVEALWRIAAERGLHAASMREVAAEAGVSLRAVQYHFASKHQLLVAALHVLHEENERIARTRVRFDPADPRGLLRGVLDEFLPVDDQRATALRVLAAYYARSLTDPALARVFLHDEHPLEDMVAGIIAAARDGGRTAPGLDARAEADLLVSATVGLGSDVLHGRRTLEEVRRTLDYRLGTIFADGPAPSGDASGDPSGDASGDADA, translated from the coding sequence GTGCGTGCGGAGCCGGCTGCGGCCCCGGCGGACGGCGGCGGGTCGCCCAGGCGCCGGGAGATCGTCGAGGCGCTGTGGCGGATCGCCGCGGAGCGCGGGCTGCACGCGGCGAGCATGCGGGAGGTCGCGGCGGAGGCGGGGGTGTCGCTGCGGGCGGTGCAGTACCACTTCGCGAGCAAGCACCAGTTGCTGGTGGCGGCGCTGCATGTGCTGCACGAGGAGAACGAGCGGATCGCCCGGACGCGGGTCCGGTTCGATCCGGCCGATCCGCGCGGCCTGCTGCGCGGGGTGCTGGACGAGTTCCTGCCGGTGGACGACCAGCGGGCCACCGCGCTGCGGGTGCTCGCCGCGTACTACGCGCGCAGTCTGACCGATCCGGCGCTCGCCCGGGTGTTCCTGCACGACGAGCATCCGCTGGAGGACATGGTCGCGGGCATCATCGCGGCGGCGCGGGACGGCGGGCGGACGGCACCGGGGCTGGACGCGCGGGCGGAGGCCGATCTTCTGGTGTCGGCGACGGTGGGGCTGGGCAGCGACGTGCTGCACGGGCGGCGGACGTTGGAGGAGGTGCGGCGGACGCTGGACTACCGGCTGGGGACGATCTTCGCCGACGGCCCCGCCCCGTCCGGTGATGCGTCCGGGGACCCGTCCGGAGACGCGTCCGGAGACGCGGACGCGTAA
- a CDS encoding acyltransferase family protein translates to MTTATAPAAPPSARQAGPPRRRARDIDGFRGLAALSTVAFHVWQEYFVYDARGGHPPVTNPALGAVLSLEVIDLFFVISAFLLTLSYARAAIDGGSTRPARAFLFRRAIRILPLYVLAVLVVWATRNPDLPGNWQDLLEHLTFTHVFDQERIFYTLGPTWSLSLEVLFYFVLVGLGPLAVRACRPLRRRGSRIALCAAGCLFLYAAPLAWLTVAHYTLGIPHTDWVAYFGPQARFGGFAAGMALAVALTALGDRARLSPRTALPLTALALAGLFCLSLYSDEEGNTFTYYHPIASALWVLLLFSTLHVRQRTFWNRFLTMRWLTAAGLVSYSLFIWHEPVMLLLHNAGLLPAGQSGFPLAMPIVFLAAVPTAAVSYWIIEYPAGLLGRLKDPGGRPREFYPEPALR, encoded by the coding sequence ATGACCACCGCGACCGCCCCCGCCGCCCCGCCGTCCGCCCGGCAGGCCGGCCCGCCCCGCCGCCGGGCCCGCGACATCGACGGCTTCCGCGGACTGGCCGCGCTCAGCACCGTCGCCTTCCACGTCTGGCAGGAGTACTTCGTCTACGACGCCCGAGGCGGCCACCCGCCGGTGACGAACCCGGCCCTCGGCGCGGTGCTCTCCCTCGAAGTCATCGACCTGTTCTTCGTGATCTCCGCGTTCCTGCTGACCCTGTCGTACGCGCGCGCCGCCATCGACGGCGGCTCCACCCGGCCCGCCCGCGCCTTCCTCTTCCGGCGCGCGATCCGCATCCTGCCGCTGTACGTCCTCGCCGTGCTCGTGGTCTGGGCGACCCGCAACCCCGACCTGCCCGGCAACTGGCAGGACCTGCTCGAACACCTCACGTTCACCCACGTCTTCGACCAGGAGCGGATCTTCTACACCCTGGGACCCACCTGGTCCCTCTCGCTGGAGGTCCTCTTCTACTTCGTCCTGGTGGGCCTCGGGCCGCTGGCGGTGCGCGCCTGCCGGCCGCTGCGCCGGCGCGGCAGCCGGATCGCCCTCTGCGCGGCCGGCTGCCTGTTCCTGTACGCCGCGCCGCTCGCCTGGCTCACCGTCGCGCACTACACGCTCGGCATCCCGCACACCGACTGGGTCGCCTACTTCGGCCCGCAGGCCCGCTTCGGCGGCTTCGCGGCCGGTATGGCGCTGGCGGTGGCACTGACCGCCCTCGGCGACCGCGCCCGCCTCTCCCCGCGCACCGCGCTCCCGCTCACCGCGCTCGCCCTGGCCGGCCTCTTCTGCCTGTCCCTGTACTCCGACGAGGAGGGCAACACCTTCACCTACTACCACCCCATCGCCTCCGCGCTGTGGGTGCTGCTCCTCTTCAGCACCCTGCACGTCCGTCAACGCACCTTCTGGAACCGCTTCCTGACGATGCGTTGGCTCACCGCCGCCGGCCTGGTCAGCTACAGCCTCTTCATCTGGCACGAGCCGGTGATGCTGCTGCTCCACAACGCCGGTCTGCTGCCCGCCGGCCAGTCCGGCTTCCCCCTGGCCATGCCGATCGTCTTCCTCGCGGCCGTCCCGACCGCCGCGGTCAGCTACTGGATCATCGAATACCCGGCCGGACTCCTCGGCCGCCTCAAGGACCCCGGCGGGCGCCCCCGCGAGTTCTATCCCGAACCCGCGCTGCGCTGA
- a CDS encoding APC family permease, which yields MTGTTVEPTPPPVEQTPPPTPASPRWRSWLMDGLSEQSARHPGPHGTPPAEHKGQSWWRVMCLTGVDYFSTLGYQPGIAALAAGLLSPFATLVLIALTLLGALPVYRRVAKESPHGEGSIAMLERLLPWWAGKLLVLVLLGFAATDFVITMTLSAADASAHVVENPFAPAMLHGANLWITLLLLAALGAVFLKGFREAIGIAVALVGVYLALNVVVLATSAWQVLSKPVAIGNWWDAMMAQHSSPLAIVGVALLVFPKLALGMSGFETGVAVMPQIAGDAGDDPAKPAGRIRDTRRLLTTAALIMSGFLLLSSLATTILIPQKEFEDGGSANGRALAYLAHQHLGEAFGTVYDISTIAILWFAGASAMAGLLNLVPRYLPRYGMAPEWTRAVRPLVLIFMVIAFAITVFFNANVDDQSGAYATGVLVLMLSASFASTVAARHRRNRKATIGFGAITLVFGYTTVANVIERPDGLKIALLFILGILLTSFASRVHRAFELRAVEVVFDETAARLIDEALVAGPLRVIANEPDERDVAEDYREKEYSQREETHIPDGGPVLFLEVVVKDSSDFTTVLDVHGEERSGARILRVEGAVVANTMAAVLMQLRDRTGQVPHAYFHWTEGHPFSHLLRFLVFGDGEVAPVTREVLRRAEPDLSRRPRVHVG from the coding sequence ATGACCGGTACCACGGTGGAACCCACTCCGCCCCCGGTGGAACAGACTCCGCCCCCCACCCCCGCCTCGCCGAGGTGGCGGTCCTGGCTGATGGACGGGCTCAGCGAGCAGAGCGCCCGGCACCCCGGGCCGCACGGCACGCCGCCTGCCGAGCACAAGGGGCAGTCGTGGTGGCGCGTGATGTGCCTGACGGGTGTGGACTACTTCTCGACGCTCGGCTACCAGCCCGGTATCGCGGCGCTGGCCGCGGGACTGCTGTCGCCGTTCGCGACGCTGGTGCTGATCGCGCTGACGCTGCTGGGTGCGCTGCCGGTCTACCGGCGGGTGGCCAAGGAGAGCCCGCACGGCGAGGGTTCGATCGCGATGCTGGAGCGGCTGCTGCCCTGGTGGGCCGGGAAGCTGCTGGTGCTGGTGCTGCTGGGGTTCGCGGCGACCGACTTCGTCATCACGATGACGCTGTCGGCGGCGGACGCCTCCGCCCATGTCGTGGAGAACCCCTTCGCCCCGGCGATGCTGCACGGTGCGAACCTCTGGATCACGCTGCTGCTGCTCGCCGCCCTGGGCGCGGTGTTCCTCAAGGGGTTCCGCGAGGCCATCGGGATCGCCGTGGCGCTGGTCGGGGTCTACCTGGCGCTCAATGTGGTCGTGCTGGCCACGTCGGCCTGGCAGGTGCTGTCCAAGCCGGTGGCGATCGGCAACTGGTGGGACGCGATGATGGCCCAGCACTCCTCACCGCTGGCGATCGTCGGGGTGGCGCTGCTGGTCTTCCCGAAGCTGGCGCTCGGCATGTCCGGTTTCGAGACGGGTGTGGCGGTGATGCCGCAGATAGCCGGCGACGCCGGTGACGACCCCGCGAAGCCGGCCGGGCGGATCCGGGACACCCGGCGGCTGCTGACCACCGCGGCGCTGATCATGAGCGGGTTCCTGCTGCTGTCGAGCCTGGCGACCACCATCCTGATCCCGCAGAAGGAGTTCGAGGACGGCGGCTCGGCCAACGGGCGCGCGCTGGCGTACCTGGCGCACCAGCACCTCGGCGAGGCGTTCGGCACCGTCTACGACATCTCGACCATCGCCATCCTGTGGTTCGCCGGGGCGTCGGCGATGGCCGGGCTGCTCAACCTCGTACCGCGCTATCTGCCGCGGTACGGCATGGCTCCCGAATGGACGCGCGCGGTGCGCCCGTTGGTACTGATCTTCATGGTGATCGCCTTCGCCATCACGGTGTTCTTCAACGCCAACGTCGACGACCAGAGCGGCGCCTATGCGACCGGTGTGCTGGTGCTGATGCTGTCCGCGTCGTTCGCGTCCACGGTCGCCGCGCGGCACCGCCGGAACCGGAAGGCGACCATCGGGTTCGGCGCGATCACCCTGGTCTTCGGCTACACCACGGTCGCCAACGTCATCGAGCGGCCGGACGGTCTGAAGATCGCGCTGCTGTTCATCCTCGGCATCCTGCTGACGTCGTTCGCGTCCCGGGTCCACCGCGCCTTCGAACTGCGTGCCGTGGAGGTCGTCTTCGACGAGACCGCCGCGCGGCTGATCGACGAGGCGTTGGTGGCCGGGCCGCTGCGGGTGATCGCCAACGAGCCCGACGAGCGGGACGTGGCGGAGGACTACCGGGAGAAGGAGTACAGCCAGCGCGAGGAGACGCACATCCCCGACGGCGGGCCGGTGCTGTTCCTGGAGGTGGTCGTCAAGGACTCCTCCGACTTCACCACCGTGCTGGACGTGCACGGCGAGGAGCGGTCCGGCGCGCGGATCCTGCGGGTGGAGGGCGCGGTGGTGGCGAACACCATGGCCGCGGTGCTGATGCAGCTGCGGGACCGCACCGGGCAGGTCCCGCACGCGTACTTCCACTGGACCGAGGGCCATCCGTTCAGCCACCTGCTGCGGTTCCTGGTCTTCGGCGACGGCGAGGTCGCCCCGGTCACCCGCGAGGTGCTGCGCCGCGCCGAGCCGGACCTGAGCCGGCGCCCGCGCGTGCACGTGGGCTGA